The proteins below come from a single Rhizobium sp. BT04 genomic window:
- the rplO gene encoding 50S ribosomal protein L15: MKLNEIKDNEGSTHSRKRLGRGIGSGSGKTGGRGVKGQKSRSGVAINGFEGGQMPIYRRLPKRGFNNIFASDFVVVSLGRIQAAIDAGKLDAKATVDAAALKAAGVIRRPKDGVRVLADGELKAKITIVVAGASKPAVEKIEKAGGAVTLLSAPAAAE; the protein is encoded by the coding sequence ATGAAACTCAATGAAATTAAAGACAACGAAGGCTCGACTCACAGCCGCAAGCGCCTCGGCCGCGGTATCGGTTCGGGCTCGGGCAAGACCGGCGGTCGCGGTGTGAAGGGTCAGAAGTCCCGTTCGGGCGTCGCCATCAACGGCTTCGAAGGCGGCCAGATGCCGATCTATCGTCGCCTGCCGAAGCGCGGCTTCAACAACATTTTCGCTTCCGATTTTGTTGTCGTGTCGCTCGGCCGTATCCAGGCCGCGATCGACGCCGGCAAGCTCGACGCCAAGGCGACCGTTGACGCAGCTGCCCTCAAGGCCGCTGGCGTCATCCGTCGCCCGAAGGATGGCGTGCGCGTTCTCGCCGACGGCGAGCTCAAGGCCAAGATCACCATCGTCGTTGCAGGCGCTTCCAAGCCTGCCGTCGAGAAGATCGAAAAGGCCGGCGGCGCCGTGACGCTGCTTTCGGCTCCGGCTGCTGCCGAATAA
- the rpsM gene encoding 30S ribosomal protein S13: protein MARIAGVNIPTAKRVVIALTYIHGIGPKFAQEIVEKVGIPAERRVHQLTDAEVLQIREAIDRDYQVEGDLRRDTAMNIKRLMDLGCYRGLRHRRGLPVRGQRTHTNARTRKGPAKAIAGKKK, encoded by the coding sequence GTGGCACGTATCGCTGGCGTCAACATCCCGACTGCGAAGCGCGTTGTTATCGCGCTGACCTACATTCACGGGATCGGTCCGAAATTCGCACAGGAAATCGTCGAGAAGGTCGGTATCCCGGCTGAGCGTCGTGTGCATCAGCTGACGGACGCAGAAGTCCTTCAGATCCGCGAAGCCATCGACCGCGACTATCAGGTCGAAGGTGATCTTCGTCGCGATACCGCGATGAACATCAAGCGTCTGATGGACCTCGGCTGCTACCGCGGCCTGCGTCATCGCCGCGGCCTTCCGGTCCGCGGTCAGCGCACGCACACCAATGCCCGCACCCGTAAGGGTCCGGCAAAGGCAATCGCTGGTAAGAAGAAGTAA
- the secY gene encoding preprotein translocase subunit SecY, with protein MASAAEQLASNLNFSTFAKAEDLKKRLWFTLAALLVYRLGTHIPLPGLNPEAYAQAFRGQAGGILGLFNMFSGGAVQRMAIFALGIMPYISASIIVQLMTSVVPALENLKKEGEQGRKIINQYTRYGTVILGALQAYGIAAGLESGQGLVVEPGWFFRVSTVLTLLGGTMFLMWLGEQITSRGIGNGISLIIFAGIAAGLPTALAGTLELGRTGALSTFLILLVIIVAIGVIGVIVFVERAQRRLLIQYPKRQVGNRMFQGDTSHLPLKLNTSGVIPAIFASSLLLLPATLAGFANTTAMPSWATSIVAALGHGQPLYMVLYAALIAFFAFFYTAIVFNPKDTADNLKKHGGFIPGIRPGERTAEYIDYVLTRITVIGALYLVFVCILPEILVSQTGIPLSLGGTSLLIVVSVTLDTVAQIQGHLIAQQYEGLIKKSKLRGGKRGR; from the coding sequence ATGGCTTCTGCAGCGGAACAATTGGCATCCAACCTCAATTTTTCGACCTTTGCCAAAGCCGAGGATTTGAAGAAGCGCTTGTGGTTCACACTGGCAGCTCTCCTCGTCTACAGGCTCGGCACCCATATTCCGCTTCCGGGTCTCAATCCCGAAGCCTATGCCCAGGCTTTCCGCGGCCAGGCAGGCGGCATTCTCGGCCTTTTCAACATGTTCTCGGGCGGTGCTGTCCAGCGCATGGCGATCTTCGCGCTCGGCATCATGCCCTATATCTCTGCTTCGATCATCGTGCAGCTCATGACCTCGGTCGTGCCGGCGCTCGAAAACCTCAAGAAGGAGGGCGAGCAGGGCCGCAAGATCATCAACCAGTATACCCGCTATGGCACCGTCATCCTCGGTGCGCTGCAGGCCTACGGCATTGCCGCCGGCCTTGAGAGCGGCCAGGGCCTCGTCGTCGAGCCGGGCTGGTTCTTCCGTGTGTCGACCGTTCTGACGCTGCTCGGCGGCACGATGTTCCTGATGTGGCTCGGCGAGCAGATCACCTCGCGCGGCATCGGCAACGGCATCTCGCTGATCATCTTCGCCGGCATCGCCGCCGGTCTTCCGACAGCTCTTGCCGGCACGCTCGAACTCGGCCGCACCGGCGCACTGTCGACCTTCCTCATCCTGCTCGTCATTATCGTCGCGATCGGCGTCATCGGCGTCATCGTCTTCGTCGAGCGGGCGCAGCGCCGGCTGCTGATCCAGTATCCGAAGCGCCAGGTCGGCAACCGCATGTTCCAGGGCGATACCTCGCACCTGCCGCTGAAGCTCAACACCTCGGGCGTCATTCCGGCGATCTTCGCCTCGTCGCTGCTGCTGCTGCCGGCAACGCTTGCGGGCTTTGCCAACACCACGGCGATGCCCTCCTGGGCGACGTCGATCGTCGCGGCGCTCGGCCACGGCCAGCCGCTCTACATGGTGCTCTATGCAGCGCTGATCGCCTTCTTTGCCTTCTTCTATACGGCCATCGTCTTCAATCCGAAGGACACGGCCGACAATCTGAAGAAGCATGGCGGCTTCATTCCCGGCATCCGCCCGGGCGAGCGCACCGCCGAATATATCGACTACGTGCTGACCCGAATCACGGTGATCGGCGCGCTCTATCTCGTCTTCGTCTGCATCCTTCCGGAGATCTTGGTGTCGCAAACCGGCATCCCATTATCCCTTGGTGGGACTTCGCTTTTGATCGTGGTTAGCGTAACTCTTGATACGGTTGCACAGATCCAGGGTCACCTGATCGCGCAGCAATACGAAGGCCTGATCAAGAAATCGAAGTTGCGTGGAGGAAAGAGGGGGCGATGA
- the msrQ gene encoding protein-methionine-sulfoxide reductase heme-binding subunit MsrQ, whose amino-acid sequence MAELSLAIPKRWQPASIWLLYVVGLAPAAWTFYLGATDQLGADPVKTFELFLGIWTIRFLIATLAVSPARELFGWNYLRYRRALGLLTFYYALMHFTVYMVLDQAMDIPAVINDVLKRPFIMFGMAGLAMLIPLALTSNNFSIRRLGKNWIWLHRLVYIIAASGALHFALSTKILDLEQYIYVGLIIALILYRSYRPIARSRKKGQGRPRNRAVASPSEA is encoded by the coding sequence ATGGCGGAACTGTCGCTCGCCATCCCCAAGCGCTGGCAGCCCGCTTCCATCTGGCTGCTTTATGTCGTCGGGCTCGCGCCCGCCGCCTGGACCTTCTATCTCGGGGCGACCGATCAGCTCGGCGCCGATCCGGTCAAGACCTTCGAGCTCTTCCTCGGCATCTGGACGATCCGTTTCCTGATCGCAACGCTTGCCGTCTCCCCTGCCCGCGAGCTTTTCGGCTGGAACTATCTGCGCTATCGCCGCGCGCTCGGCCTGCTGACCTTTTATTACGCGCTGATGCACTTCACCGTCTACATGGTGCTCGACCAGGCGATGGACATTCCTGCGGTCATCAACGATGTGCTGAAGCGCCCCTTCATCATGTTCGGCATGGCCGGGCTTGCAATGCTCATTCCGCTGGCGCTGACATCCAACAATTTTTCGATCCGCCGCCTCGGCAAGAATTGGATCTGGCTGCACCGCCTCGTCTACATCATAGCCGCCAGCGGGGCGCTGCATTTCGCGCTCTCGACCAAGATCCTCGATCTCGAGCAATATATCTATGTCGGGCTGATCATCGCGCTCATCCTCTACCGCTCCTATCGGCCGATCGCACGCAGCCGAAAGAAGGGCCAAGGACGACCACGCAATCGCGCCGTGGCGTCGCCATCCGAGGCGTAA
- the ilvD gene encoding dihydroxy-acid dehydratase — protein MPAYRSRTTTHGRNMAGARGLWRATGMKDSDFGKPIIAVVNSFTQFVPGHVHLKDLGQLVAREIEAAGGVAKEFNTIAVDDGIAMGHDGMLYSLPSRELIADSVEYMVNAHCADAMVCISNCDKITPGMLMASLRLNIPTVFVSGGPMEAGKVVLHGKTHALDLVDAMVAAADDKISDEDVQTIERSACPTCGSCSGMFTANSMNCLTEALGLSLPGNGSTLATHADRKRLFVEAGHLIVDLARRYYEQDDLKALPRTIASKQAFENAMALDIAMGGSTNTVLHILAAAHEGEIDFTMSDIDALSRRVPCLSKVAPAKSDVHMEDVHRAGGIMSILGELDKGGLLNRDCPTVHAETLGDAIDRWDITRTNSETVRNFYRAAPGGIPTQVAFSQEARWDELDTDRQNGVIRSVEHPFSKDGGLAVLKGNLAVDGCIVKTAGVDESILKFSGPARVFESQDASVKAILANEVKAGDVVVIRYEGPKGGPGMQEMLYPTSYLKSKGLGKACALITDGRFSGGTSGLSIGHVSPEAANGGTIGLVREGDMIDVDIPNRTISLRVSESELAARRAEQDAKGWYPTEVRKRNVTTALKAYAAFATSADRGAVRDLNAR, from the coding sequence ATGCCAGCTTACCGTTCCAGAACCACGACCCACGGCCGCAACATGGCAGGCGCGCGCGGCCTTTGGCGCGCCACGGGCATGAAGGATTCGGATTTCGGCAAGCCGATCATCGCGGTGGTGAATTCCTTCACCCAGTTCGTGCCCGGCCACGTGCACCTGAAGGACCTCGGCCAGCTCGTTGCCCGGGAAATCGAGGCGGCTGGCGGTGTCGCCAAGGAATTCAACACCATCGCGGTCGATGACGGCATCGCCATGGGCCATGACGGCATGCTCTATTCGCTGCCCTCGCGCGAGCTCATCGCCGACAGCGTCGAATACATGGTCAATGCCCATTGCGCCGACGCCATGGTCTGCATCTCCAACTGCGACAAGATCACTCCCGGCATGCTGATGGCGTCGCTGCGCCTCAACATCCCCACAGTCTTCGTCTCCGGTGGCCCGATGGAAGCCGGCAAGGTCGTGCTGCACGGCAAGACGCACGCCCTCGACCTGGTCGATGCCATGGTCGCCGCAGCCGACGACAAGATCAGCGACGAGGACGTCCAGACCATCGAACGCTCGGCCTGTCCGACCTGCGGCTCCTGCTCCGGCATGTTCACTGCTAATTCGATGAACTGCCTGACGGAAGCGCTCGGTCTGTCGCTGCCCGGCAACGGCTCGACGCTCGCCACCCACGCCGACCGCAAGCGGCTGTTCGTCGAGGCCGGCCACCTGATCGTCGATCTCGCCCGCCGTTATTACGAGCAGGACGACCTCAAGGCGCTGCCGCGCACCATCGCCTCCAAGCAGGCCTTCGAGAATGCCATGGCGCTCGACATCGCCATGGGCGGTTCGACCAATACGGTCCTGCACATCCTGGCTGCCGCCCATGAAGGCGAGATCGATTTCACCATGAGCGATATCGACGCGCTGTCGCGCCGCGTGCCGTGCCTGTCGAAGGTCGCACCGGCCAAGAGCGATGTTCATATGGAAGACGTGCACCGCGCCGGCGGCATCATGTCGATCCTCGGCGAACTCGATAAGGGCGGTCTCTTGAACCGCGATTGCCCGACCGTGCATGCCGAGACGCTGGGCGATGCGATCGACCGCTGGGATATCACCCGCACCAACAGCGAAACCGTCCGCAATTTCTATCGCGCCGCACCCGGCGGCATCCCCACCCAGGTCGCTTTCAGCCAAGAGGCCCGCTGGGACGAACTCGACACCGACCGCCAGAACGGCGTCATCCGCTCGGTCGAACATCCCTTCTCCAAGGATGGCGGCCTTGCCGTGCTCAAGGGCAACCTTGCGGTTGACGGCTGCATCGTCAAGACGGCCGGCGTCGATGAATCGATCTTGAAATTCTCCGGCCCCGCCCGCGTCTTCGAAAGCCAGGATGCCTCCGTCAAGGCGATCCTTGCCAACGAGGTGAAGGCCGGCGACGTCGTCGTCATCCGCTACGAGGGCCCGAAGGGCGGCCCGGGCATGCAGGAAATGCTCTATCCGACGAGCTATCTGAAGTCGAAGGGCCTGGGCAAAGCCTGCGCGCTGATCACCGACGGCCGCTTCTCCGGCGGCACCTCCGGCCTGTCGATCGGCCACGTCTCGCCGGAAGCGGCAAATGGCGGCACGATCGGCCTGGTGCGCGAAGGCGACATGATCGACGTCGACATCCCCAACCGCACGATCAGCCTGCGTGTCAGCGAGAGCGAACTTGCCGCCCGCCGCGCCGAACAGGACGCCAAGGGCTGGTATCCCACAGAAGTCCGCAAGCGCAACGTCACGACCGCGCTGAAGGCCTACGCCGCCTTCGCAACGAGTGCCGATCGCGGTGCCGTGCGCGATCTGAACGCCCGCTGA
- a CDS encoding YkvA family protein — MQLISKAKTWAKSLKRDIVALWLAARDARVPWYAKAVAGAVAAYALSPVDLIPDFIPVLGYLDDLLIVPLGILLATRLVPAEVMNELRAEAARRIERPSGRLGLIFILAVWLACIIFLALALSKLA, encoded by the coding sequence ATGCAGCTGATATCAAAAGCCAAAACCTGGGCGAAGTCACTGAAGCGTGACATCGTTGCGCTGTGGCTGGCCGCGCGTGATGCGCGCGTGCCGTGGTATGCGAAAGCGGTGGCCGGCGCCGTTGCCGCCTACGCGCTGTCGCCCGTCGATCTGATCCCGGATTTCATTCCGGTGCTCGGCTATCTCGACGATCTGCTGATCGTGCCGCTCGGCATCCTGCTGGCGACGCGGCTTGTCCCGGCCGAGGTGATGAACGAGCTTCGCGCTGAGGCGGCAAGACGCATCGAGCGCCCTTCCGGCCGTCTCGGATTGATCTTCATCCTTGCCGTCTGGCTCGCCTGCATCATCTTCCTGGCTCTGGCACTCAGCAAGCTGGCCTGA
- the rplQ gene encoding 50S ribosomal protein L17: MRHGKAGRKLNRTASHRKAMFANMAASLITHEQIVTTLPKAKEIRPIVEKLVTLGKRGDLHARRQAISQIRDAAVVSKLFDTIATRYATRNGGYLRIMKAGFRQGDNAAMAVVEFVDRDTFAKGAADKARVAAEEQAVAA; the protein is encoded by the coding sequence ATGCGCCATGGTAAAGCCGGCCGCAAGCTGAATAGAACTGCAAGCCACCGCAAGGCGATGTTCGCCAACATGGCGGCTTCGCTGATTACCCACGAGCAGATCGTCACGACCCTGCCGAAGGCCAAGGAAATCCGTCCGATCGTCGAGAAGCTCGTCACGCTCGGCAAGCGCGGCGACCTGCATGCTCGCCGCCAGGCGATCTCGCAGATCCGCGATGCTGCCGTCGTTTCGAAGCTGTTCGACACGATCGCAACGCGTTACGCCACCCGCAATGGCGGTTACCTGCGCATCATGAAGGCCGGCTTCCGCCAGGGCGACAACGCCGCCATGGCCGTTGTCGAATTCGTTGATCGCGACACCTTTGCCAAGGGCGCAGCCGACAAGGCCCGCGTCGCTGCCGAAGAACAGGCCGTCGCCGCTTAA
- the rpsK gene encoding 30S ribosomal protein S11, with translation MAKEAVRVRRRERKNISSGVAHVNSTFNNTMITITDAQGNAIAWSSAGAKGFKGSRKSTPFAAQIAAEDCAKKAQEHGMKSLEVEVCGPGSGRESALRALQAAGFMITSIRDVTPIPHNGCRPRKKRRV, from the coding sequence ATGGCTAAGGAAGCCGTCCGCGTTCGCCGTCGCGAGCGCAAGAATATCTCGTCGGGTGTCGCCCACGTCAACTCGACCTTCAACAACACGATGATCACCATCACCGATGCGCAGGGCAATGCGATCGCTTGGTCGTCGGCTGGCGCCAAGGGCTTCAAGGGCTCGCGCAAGTCGACCCCGTTCGCTGCCCAGATCGCTGCCGAAGACTGCGCCAAGAAGGCTCAGGAACACGGCATGAAGTCGCTGGAAGTCGAAGTCTGCGGTCCGGGTTCGGGTCGCGAATCGGCTCTGCGTGCGCTCCAGGCTGCAGGTTTCATGATCACGTCCATCCGCGACGTGACCCCGATCCCGCACAATGGCTGCCGTCCGCGCAAGAAGCGCCGCGTCTGA
- a CDS encoding DNA-directed RNA polymerase subunit alpha, translating to MIQKNWQELIKPNKVEFSSSSRTRATLVAEPLERGFGLTLGNALRRVLLSSLRGAAVTAVQIDGVLHEFSSIPGVREDVTDIVLNIKEIAIKMDGDDAKRMVVRKQGPGVVTAGDIQTVGDIEILNPEHVICTLDEGAEIRMEFTVNNGKGYVPAERNRAEDAPIGLIPVDSLYSPVKKVSYKVENTREGQVLDYDKLNMTIETDGSITGEDAVAFAARILQDQLGVFVNFDEPQKETEEEAVTELAFNPALLKKVDELELSVRSANCLKNDNIVYIGDLIQKTEAEMLRTPNFGRKSLNEIKEVLASMGLHLGMEVPAWPPENIEDLAKRYEDQY from the coding sequence ATGATTCAGAAGAACTGGCAGGAACTGATCAAGCCGAACAAGGTGGAGTTCTCTTCGAGCTCGCGCACCAGGGCGACGCTTGTTGCCGAACCGCTGGAGCGCGGCTTCGGCCTGACCCTCGGCAATGCGCTTCGCCGCGTTCTGCTCTCCTCGCTGCGCGGCGCTGCCGTCACGGCGGTGCAGATCGATGGCGTGCTGCATGAATTCTCCTCGATTCCGGGCGTCCGCGAAGACGTGACGGACATCGTGCTCAACATCAAGGAAATCGCCATCAAGATGGATGGCGACGACGCAAAGCGCATGGTCGTGCGCAAGCAGGGCCCGGGCGTTGTCACGGCTGGCGACATTCAGACGGTCGGCGATATCGAAATCCTCAACCCCGAGCATGTGATCTGCACGCTCGATGAGGGCGCCGAAATCCGCATGGAGTTCACCGTCAACAACGGCAAGGGCTATGTTCCGGCCGAACGCAATCGTGCGGAAGATGCTCCGATCGGTCTCATCCCGGTCGACAGCCTCTATTCGCCGGTCAAGAAGGTGTCCTACAAGGTTGAAAATACCCGCGAAGGACAGGTTCTCGACTACGACAAGCTGAACATGACCATCGAAACCGATGGCTCGATCACCGGCGAAGACGCCGTCGCTTTCGCGGCGCGCATCCTCCAGGATCAGCTTGGCGTCTTCGTCAACTTCGACGAGCCGCAGAAGGAAACCGAAGAGGAAGCAGTCACCGAACTCGCTTTCAACCCGGCTCTCCTCAAGAAGGTGGACGAACTCGAACTGTCGGTCCGTTCGGCAAACTGCCTGAAGAACGACAACATCGTCTACATTGGCGACCTCATTCAGAAGACCGAAGCAGAAATGCTCCGCACGCCGAATTTTGGTCGCAAGTCGCTGAACGAAATCAAGGAAGTTCTCGCTTCCATGGGCCTGCACCTCGGCATGGAAGTGCCGGCATGGCCGCCCGAGAACATCGAAGATCTCGCCAAGCGTTACGAAGACCAATACTGA
- the rpmD gene encoding 50S ribosomal protein L30 encodes MAKATKKAEAKTVTIEQIGSPIRRPDVQQRTLIGLGLNKMHRRRTLEDTPSVRGMIRAVQHLVRVVDEK; translated from the coding sequence ATGGCCAAGGCTACCAAGAAGGCTGAAGCGAAGACTGTCACGATCGAACAGATCGGCAGCCCGATTCGCCGTCCGGATGTTCAGCAGCGCACGCTGATCGGTCTCGGACTGAACAAGATGCACCGTCGCCGCACGCTGGAGGATACTCCTTCCGTTCGTGGCATGATCCGTGCTGTCCAGCATCTCGTTCGCGTCGTCGACGAGAAGTGA
- the msrP gene encoding protein-methionine-sulfoxide reductase catalytic subunit MsrP, whose amino-acid sequence MPSYRPPKIASSEITPRQVYVRRREFLGAAALGAMALYSAGKASAAALSAVESKYKVDEKPTPIKDVTTYNNFYEFGLDKGDPAALSGDFKPLPWTVKVDGMVNKPGTFDLEALIKEFPIEERTYRMRCVEAWSMVIPWDGFPLASLLDKVEPLGSAKYVAFETVVRPEEMPGQKGFFQSLDWPYVEGLRLDEARHPLTLLAVGLYGETLPNQNGAPIRLVVPWKYGFKGIKSIVRITLTDQQPENTWQVTNAQEYGFYANVNPAVDHPRWSQASERRIGESGFFGASRHPTLPFNGYADEVASLYAGMDLKANF is encoded by the coding sequence ATGCCAAGCTATCGCCCGCCGAAGATCGCGTCATCGGAGATCACGCCGCGCCAGGTCTATGTGCGCCGTCGTGAATTTCTCGGCGCGGCAGCGCTTGGCGCCATGGCGCTCTACAGCGCCGGCAAGGCGAGTGCTGCGGCGCTTTCCGCCGTAGAGAGCAAGTACAAGGTCGACGAGAAGCCGACGCCGATCAAGGACGTCACCACCTACAACAACTTCTATGAATTCGGCCTCGACAAGGGTGACCCCGCCGCTCTTTCCGGCGATTTCAAGCCGCTGCCCTGGACGGTCAAGGTCGACGGCATGGTCAACAAGCCCGGCACTTTCGACCTCGAGGCGCTGATCAAGGAATTCCCGATCGAGGAGCGCACCTATCGGATGCGCTGCGTCGAGGCCTGGTCGATGGTCATTCCCTGGGACGGCTTTCCACTGGCATCGCTGCTCGACAAGGTGGAGCCGCTCGGCAGCGCCAAATACGTCGCCTTCGAAACCGTGGTGCGGCCGGAGGAGATGCCGGGGCAGAAGGGCTTCTTCCAGTCACTCGACTGGCCCTATGTCGAGGGTCTGCGCCTGGACGAGGCGCGCCATCCGCTGACGCTGCTTGCCGTCGGGCTTTATGGCGAAACGCTGCCGAACCAGAACGGCGCGCCCATCCGGCTCGTCGTGCCGTGGAAATACGGCTTCAAGGGCATCAAGTCGATCGTCAGGATCACACTCACCGACCAGCAGCCCGAGAATACCTGGCAGGTCACCAATGCGCAGGAATACGGCTTCTACGCCAACGTCAACCCTGCCGTCGACCATCCACGCTGGAGCCAGGCCAGCGAACGGCGCATCGGCGAAAGCGGCTTCTTTGGCGCAAGCCGCCATCCCACCCTACCCTTCAACGGCTATGCCGACGAGGTGGCGAGCCTCTATGCCGGCATGGATCTGAAGGCGAATTTCTGA
- a CDS encoding adenylate kinase gives MRLILLGPPGAGKGTQAQRIVEKHGIPQLSTGDMLRAAVNAGTDVGKRAKAVMDAGKLVSDEIVIAIVSERIDQPDCANGFILDGFPRTLVQADATEAMLRAKGLGLSVVIEFRVDDEELVRRVAGRYSCAQCGGVYHDTDKVPAAEGVCDKCGSTHFKRRPDDNPETMTARLQVYYKETSPLIGYYHAKGKLRSVDGMAEIDQVTAEVESILSKL, from the coding sequence ATGAGACTTATCCTTTTGGGGCCGCCGGGCGCGGGTAAGGGAACCCAGGCCCAGCGGATCGTGGAAAAGCACGGCATTCCGCAGCTTTCCACGGGGGACATGCTGCGTGCAGCGGTCAACGCCGGTACGGATGTCGGTAAGCGCGCCAAAGCGGTCATGGACGCCGGCAAGCTTGTCTCCGATGAGATCGTTATCGCTATCGTTTCCGAGCGAATCGATCAGCCCGATTGCGCCAATGGCTTCATTCTCGACGGTTTCCCGAGGACGCTCGTCCAGGCGGATGCCACCGAGGCAATGCTGAGGGCAAAGGGCCTCGGCCTGTCCGTCGTCATCGAATTCCGTGTCGATGATGAGGAACTGGTCCGTCGTGTCGCCGGTCGCTACTCCTGCGCACAGTGCGGCGGCGTCTATCACGATACCGACAAGGTTCCTGCTGCCGAAGGCGTGTGCGACAAGTGCGGTTCCACCCACTTCAAGCGCCGTCCGGATGACAATCCGGAGACCATGACGGCGCGGCTGCAGGTCTACTACAAGGAAACCTCGCCGCTGATCGGCTATTACCATGCCAAGGGCAAACTCAGGTCCGTGGACGGCATGGCGGAGATCGATCAGGTGACGGCAGAGGTCGAAAGCATTCTTTCCAAGCTTTAA
- a CDS encoding lysozyme inhibitor LprI family protein, whose amino-acid sequence MMMTRAMSAALSLAILLLTSHLAQAASFDCEAKELKSDEKAICDNRALNDADVKMVTTFELLSGLLAMGSRGTLQDEQTAWLKKRQECGADATCIKAAYDERLKQLGESYKNINRPL is encoded by the coding sequence ATGATGATGACACGCGCAATGTCCGCCGCTCTCAGTTTGGCGATCCTGCTCCTCACATCGCATCTGGCACAGGCGGCCAGTTTCGATTGCGAGGCGAAAGAATTGAAGTCGGATGAAAAGGCGATCTGCGACAACCGCGCGCTCAACGACGCCGATGTGAAGATGGTGACGACTTTCGAGCTGCTCTCCGGCCTGCTGGCGATGGGTTCGCGCGGAACCCTGCAGGACGAACAGACGGCCTGGCTGAAGAAACGGCAGGAATGTGGGGCCGATGCAACTTGCATTAAGGCTGCCTATGACGAGCGGCTGAAGCAGCTCGGCGAGTCTTATAAAAACATCAACCGGCCGCTTTGA